Genomic DNA from Natrinema saccharevitans:
CGTCATTGCCGAGCGCGACGTTGATATCTCGGTCGAGGTAGTCCCAGACAGGGGCGATGCCGCTCGCGAGTTTCATATTCGAGGACGGACAGTGGGTGACGTGAGTCCCCGTTTCCTCGAGGACCTGTCGTTCGCTTTCGTCCGTCCAGACACAGTGGGCGAGGACGACATCGTCACCCGTGAGACCGACCTCGTCTAACCAGTGAATATTCCGCATTCCTGTATCTTCCTTGACGGTCTCGATTTCACTCTGGTTCTCGCTCGCGTGCGTATGGATTCTGACTCCCTCGTACGTATCCGCAAGTTCGCGAGCTCCGCGCAGACACTCTTCGGTACAGGATACGGCGAACCGCGGAGTGACGGCATACCGAATGCGGTCGTCGAACGAACCGTGGTACTTCTCGATGAGACGTTCCGTCTCTGTCAGTGCGGCCGTCGTCTCTTCCAAAAGCCCCTTGGGTGAGCGGCGATCCATCAGTACTTTGCCGAGGACACCCCGAATGCCGATCTCTCCCGCGGCCTCGAACGCCTCGTCCGCGTGATCGACTGAGAGATGATCCACACACGTCGTCGTTCCGCTTTCGATCATCTCGAGGTATCCGAGCTTTGCGGCCACTTCCATCTCCTCGGCCGAAAGCGACGCTTCCATCGGTAGAATGTAGTCGAACAACCAGTCGAGGAGTTCCGTATCGTCGGCGATTCCACGACCGAGACTCTGTACGGAGTGAATATGACCCCCGACGAGGCCGGGCAAAATAACGTCGTACTCCTGGCTTTCGTGATCGGGATACTGATCAACGATATCATCTCGGTCTCCGACGCGCTCGATGACTGAATCCTCCACGAGGACGGCCCCATCTCGAATGATGGTACCGGAGTCGACGATTACCGTTCCAGTTATTAACATCTGTTAGCAGATACCATATATGTCTCCAAAAACCTTTCTTCCTTCTCGCCTGAGGACGGTCACGGCGTACTGACGTGGTCAAATATTTCGGAATTGGACGTATAGAGTATGTAGTTAGTTCGTGTCTGGTGCGTGGCTTCAGCGTTGGAGACACGTGAGACGCGGGAATTTTGGTCTGGCATTAACAGGCTTAGCCCGTTAAAATATGGTCGCCCATCAGACAATCCGTTCTCGGTCGGTCGTCGGTCGGAATCATCCGTCAGCGCAATTTTTCTCGGATGGGCCGATAGCGAACAGGATCGTTCTGTCCGCAACTGCACTAATCCGAAGTCGGTAAAAGTTCACGAATACCGCACACGATGTCATCACTGGACGTGAACTAGTAGTTATTCCACGAATCGATCAATGATAAAAATACTGTCCAATCAGTTTTCGGCCCGCTGTCGGGTTATATATCCCGCAATCCTGTTCCGAACCCGTGTAGACCCGACATTGGTCATCTTTGTCACTGCTTTATTATTCGTATTGAAATCGTTCGTGAATGATTCGGGGTGTTGGCTTAACAGTCGGTCTCCGATGCTGATAATGTCTTCCGGTTCTGCCGTCATCAGTTATCGGCTTTGTTCATTTTCTGCTTAAGTGCTCTGATTGAACGGGTCTCTTACTGGTTCTCTGTCGAGAATTGCCACATGCTAACCGGTCGGGATCGGGCTTGCATAACTCTTCTCAGGATAGTTTTACTAGTTGACTAAGGGAAGTCAGCGAGGACCGTTAAGCCGAAACCGAACTGCTAGCTCTGTGGTCAGTGAACTGAACATCGTAGTACTCGATAAATTTGATCAGGTCGTACTGTACGAGTTCCGTAGCGATTTCGGGATCAACGCCGGCTGTGATTTCGATCTCGATCGTCCGTAGGAGGCAGTCTTTCGCTCGTTCCGATAGTTCGTCAAAGTGGCAAACGCGAGTCTGTTCAGAGGGCGTTTCTCTGCTAGTTATCGTGAGGCTTTGTGCCATAGTGATCGCTCTCAACTCACCTTCTGGCCAGAGGATAATTAATATACCGGCGACACATGGCATCCTGATAATCAACAATCACTGCCCGGGGAGAATGGACTCCACAATCGGTATCACGACCGCGTTTGGTCGCAGAGTCAATTTGCTAGCCACTACTAACACAAAGTTTGCCAAAGAACTATTGTCAATGCTATCGTGCTAGCACTATGTCCTCGAACGCCAACGAAATCATGTCTATCGGCGATTCGCTCATCGAACAACATCCAAGCACTTTCACTGAAGACTTCGAGGAGAACAAGGCACATGTCGAACAACTAACCAACGTAGAAGCCAAACGGGTAAGAAATAGAATAGCTGGTTATATCACCAGAATGAAGAAAGATCGCAACCCGTAGTATGATCGCTATTGGCCTCTACCGACGTATCCGGCCAATTCAGTGACAAGAAGTTTTTCTGTGGCCTTTTGGTCGTGTTTAGTTTGTAGAATTCTGCCAGACGGCGATGTCTTGGAGCCACGATTCTGCGGTTGGTGGTTTAGCATGACTGAAACAGTTCGAGAATGAAGAGGTTCGGCGTTTTATCTCTCAAAATATATATTCGATTGTATTCCGATTTCCCTGTTTTTCGTATCGAAATCGGAGTCCGTGCCGGCGGCGTGCTGTCTGGAGATACTATGCGCCATCGACGAGAAAAACTGCATCTTCGACATTGTGTTTCTCGCTTAATTCTCGCAGAAACTGTTCAGTTAATGCGTTCGCAGTCGTCGAAAATAGTCGTATATGGGTGACTCTGTTTGTTTCAGGTTCGACTGCAGCATACAGCCAATACTGGTGATCATCGATTTGAATCACGGTTTCGTCGAAAGCAACGTGATTCGGAGTTACGTCGGTTGCTGGCTGTAGATCGGCTTTCTGCACCCAATCGTGAACAGCCTTCCGCGATCGATCGACACCGGACCTCTCGAGTTTTCGAATGGTATTCGAAAGCGATAATCCGGCAAGATGGAGTCGAATACTAAGCTCCATCAGCCGACGCGGTGTCCGTTCTCGCTCCACAAAATCCAAATCAATCGGCTTTGGTGAATCGCTGGATAGCGACGGATTCGACCGTCAGAACTAGGGAGATGAAGCGGGAAACCGCCGATGTCTATGTCGAAGATTTCCCGCTTCACGAGCAAAGTCGTTCAGTTAGCTAAAAATGCTGTTGGTGGTCGAAGCGAAGTCGCCGCCCCCGAAGGGGGTGGCGGCTTCGCCGAGTATGCGGTGGTGTCGCTGCACTGTCTGCGGGTTTACTTGGAGAAGTCCTACCGGGAAGCATTGGATCTGCTGAGCGAAATGCCACAAATACTCGGGGAGATCGGCCTTAATGCGGCCGATCTTCCCGATCACTCGACGCTAGTCAAGTGGTTTGATAAGATCAAGACAACACTCTGGCGAGTGTTGCTGCGCCGAGAGGCGCAGCTGCGCAAGCGGTCACACCGCCATCGACGCGACGTTTTTCGACCGCGAAAACGCGAGCAAACACTCTGCCGCCGGACGAATTACCGCGTGCAGACGCTCAAAGTGACAGCTCTCGTCGACACAGAAAGCCAAGCCATTCTGGACGTTCACTGTACGATCAAAAAACGCCACGATACACAGCTCGGCTGGCAGGTCGCCCGCCGCAACACGGGCGACCTCGCCAGCCTCGTCGCCGACAAAGGCTATAACTGGATGAAATCACGCAAGAAACTCCGCGAAGATGGCGTGAGACCGCTGATCAAGCATCGTGAGTTCCGGCCCATCGATCACGCGTACAACGTGCGGATCGATGGGACTCGCTACCGCCAACGAGCGATGTGCGAGACCGTCTTCTCAACGATCAAGCGCACGCTCGGCAACGCCGTGCGTGCGCGAACTTAGTACGGTGAATTTCGTGAACTCATCCTGATGTGTGCGGTTCACAACATCAAGCAATCTCTGAATCCGTGAATCAAGCCCCGTCTGGCGATTCACCACGGCCCCGTCAACTAATTCAGGAGATTAGCGAAACTCTGGATAGTGTCACCACTCAGACGACGCGCCCCACGGAGGGAGATCCTCGCTATCCGATTCCGGTTTCTTTCTTCACCAGTGTAAGCGTGTTATCTGCTGTTACAGAGTTCGAGATGGCTTTCGAGGTACTCGCAGAGTGCGGTCTCGTGCTCCCACCCGTGGAGTTCCTTCAGGACGAATAACCGAACTATAGTAGCCACTGAAACGATTCACGCACTGGTCGTAACGCTGTCGTGCGATCTGGTATGCAATGACGTTCAGCGGCTACTATAATGTGTCAATCTCGTAGCGAGTTGGTCCCACGTAGCGGTCGTGTACGTTGAACTGAAATACGCTAGCGGGAGTGAGCAAACGAACTTCTCAACTGACTCGTGGTGGACGTGATCGAACCTGGCTCCTGCGACGGCGCGAATATCTGACTCTAATCCGGCAAGTGAAGCGCGGTCATACAGCGGGCTTGAAGTATAGACTGGCCACTTGATAGTCGGTTGGCGAGCAATTCGACGGAAGACAGTCCGGCGTGACTCACGCGTCACACCCACATCAGGAGATAGCTGGAGATGCTAAAGAGTCCGTCTAATCGGTGAACGAAATCCGTCTATGAAAGCCACCTCAGACCTCTGAAAAATTGATGCGAACTCAGGTCTGGCTCTGATAGAGGAGAACTAGGATGGCAAGTCCGATGAAGAAGTCCGGGAGAAACACGAACGCGCCGATATTTGGGCGAGGGCGGAATCCGAAGACGTTGTGTACTACTGGATTTGACGTACCCGCGTATAGGAGCAGCGCGAGGCTTAGCACAAGCAGGCTTGCTGTGTACTTGTTCGGAAGATCGCGATAAAGCTGCACGTAGATGGCTGCGAGTGCCACCAGTAACACGAGGTTCAGGGTTGTAAAGAAAATCTCCATCCGAATGAGCAGTTCAACCTGTGAGGACAGCGCCCTCGAGGGAGGGCCATGGGATGGGATTGAGGTGAAGAGTGCGACTAAGAGTGCGATACCACTCGCGACGGTCGTACTCGCTACTGTCGTTCCAAGTGGGCTCTTGATCCAGTTACGAATCATCATCAACTCCGGCCTGTTCCGCCACGTCTTCCATGATATCGAGGTTGTTCATCATTCTGTCTGAAAGGAAGTACATCTGCCCGTAATTGTTACCCTCCGTGGTCACGATATTGCTCTCCTCGAGGATTTCGAGGTGGTGCTGCACTGTTTTGTAGTTCAAATCCAGGTCATTCGACAATTGATTGGTGTTTCGTGGCTGGTCGTTGAGTGCGCGGAGGATACGAAGCCGATTGCGGCCTCCGCGAGACCCACCAATGAGCCACCAGAGCAACTGCCGCATCTATCGAGTATTCATTCGGTCGGTGCAAATACATTCTGTCTCGGTTCGAACGGTACTACACCCCAGAATCAGTCACTAATCCAAGAAATAATCCGATCAGCGATGTCACCGTTATTGTCGTCTTGCATCATGAGATGTGTATTTCCGGATATCCCTTCGTCCGGAAGGCTAAGCAGCGTCGATGCGGGACTTGTCTCTCCTGCGAGTTCTGCAGTTGTCTGGGTCGCTTCCTTGCGACCAGTCTGTCCACGCTCGTCGACGTAATCGCCATACACTCCCATAAACGGTGCATCACCACCCATCTCCGCCACAGTTTGCGGGTCGGTCGGCGCACCGACCGGCTCAACTGCGACGAGCCGTTCAACGAGGTCCGGCACAGCTTGTGCAACCGCGAATCCGGAACTACCGCCCGCTGAGTGAACGAGCAGCACTGCCGGACCAACACGGTTGAGAAGCGCCTCCAGAGCGGTAGTCTCCTGAGGTGATGCGAACCGACTCCCACCGCCACCTCCGCCACCAGTGCTAACGTATGCGGGGAATGACGCAACGAGTTGGTCAACCGACTCGACCGGGTATCGAACGTCCTCGTATGGGTCACCGACTTCAGGTCCGAACCCCCACGTCGGCCATGCTCGATCGATAGACCATCGAGAGAGTGACGCAGAGTCAGAGTTTTGGAAGGCGGCAGTGTCTAAGCCACCTGAATCGACGTTTCGAGGGGGGTTGAATACATACACTGGATGGCCAGCTTCGGCAAAGTACTCCACCCAGCCGCGTCGACCGTCAGGTGTCGTCCGGTAAATGTACGGTGACAACCCGAGGCCGGGCACCATTACGACGGGTGACTTGTCGGTGGCCGTATCGGGCCGTGTATGTACGACTTCAGCACGTCCGTCGATGACCGTACTACTGCTTGTGTTTGCGTTGCCGACGTAGAAATTTCCGAACGTCGGCGAGTCGTCATTCTGTTGTTCGGATTGCGGAGAAGCCTCAGAAGAGGGCTGTGTATTGGTGTTCGGTCCGCTGTTGTCAGTTGTGCTATTGCACCCTGCGATAGTCGCAGCAAGTGCGACTCCAGTTGCGCGAAGAAACGCTTTCCGAGAGATGCCCGATGACATACAGATCGTACTGGCCGGGGAACTGTCTTAGTCGATTGCCGAAATCGGCCACAGGTTAGGCACAAATTCATTCCAGTTCATGCAGAACGCCAGATATTGACAGATGATTGTAATTTGAGGCAACTACTGTGTCGCTCAGAGCGTATGCATTGAGAGCACCGGTTTCAATTTCTGTGGGGTCTGGAAGTTGCCACAGTTTCGGAGGATGGCTATAGTAGCTCCTGAAACGATTTACACACCGATCACAACGCTGTCCTGCGATCGGGTGTGCATTGACTTTCAAGAGCTACTATAGTTCGTCTGGACTACGCCACTCTTATCGAGGATATCTCATGGCTATCGATCCCAACTTCGAAGAAAACCGTGATGTCGCCGAGCAACACGAGGGGCACCGAGTCTGGGGCCGGTCGACGAACCGGAGCAGCTATAGTAGCCGCTGAACGTCATTGCACACCTGGTCGCACGACGGCGTTGCGATCAGTGTGTAAATCGTTTCAGTTGCTACTATAGGTATCCACGGCACACACGTGGCTGTCGACTTCGATATCTGCATCGCCGACGGTGCCTGCCTCGAGGACTGTCCCGTTGTCTTGTTTCACGCTCTCCTAGGGTAGCAGCGTTTCCATCGAGTCAACAGAGCACAACTGATTTTTCAGACACATCTCTGCTAAAGACGTAGATTGTCACAGGGATTCCGCTCGTTGATTAGTCGACTCAAGTAGAAGGCGTCCGATTCGACCTAATCGGAGCAAAGAAAAGATTGATCATCCACATTATATTATCGTGTCTTGTGACCGCCACTTATTCGGAGGGAGACAGTTTGTACCTTTGGTTGTATGGGGCCGTCTATGGTGTACTCCTCGGTGTCCCGTTGACAGCAGTCGGCGTCGGAGTGATCGAGAGTCCGCTCTACGGTGCGATTGCTGGCCTGTTCGGTGCCGTCGGTGGATTCCTATTTCTCCCGTGGCTGTTGTGTATGAATGCTGCTGACACTACCGAGGCAGGTGTTTCGTACTACGAAATGCTTGATCTGTGGGGCATGAATTTCCGTCTTGGTGTGTTCGGGATTGGACTGAAAGTCGGCGGGATTTTGATACTCGTCATCGGAAAAAATACACAGTCGGTTACCGACCTGGCGCTTGGCATTCGCGCTGGATTCATTACGATTGTGGGGAGCACGCTCCTTGCGCTTATCGCGGGATGGTACTTTGACCGGCACCAGGATGGACCCACTCGTGATCGTTCTACGCTCCGTAAGTTCCTTACTCAGCAGGAGCAATCAAACGATGATTCTGGGACTACTCCTATTAGTGTCGAGAGATTGCTGTCTCCGGACACGCTTGGAGAGGCATTCGGTGTGTTCTTTATAGCCTCTATTGTCTTTCTGTTCCTATCTGTGATTGGTTTCGGGATCTACCTGATGCTGATTCCAGAGGCAAGCGGGACGCTAGGCATCGCTGCACTCACCGTGTCGTGGGTCGGTATCACAGTCTCTCTGTTCGGATATAGTGTCTGGTCGGCGTGGCAACTCCGACAACTACCGCGAGCCGACCAACCAACCGTCCGATCTCTGGTTGGAATCCTGATACACGCGACTGTACTGGTTATCGTTGAGCCCGACAATCTGGATGCATACGACAGGCGACTGCGTCTAACAGCCATAACGCTCGTTCTATCCATAATCGCACTTTCAGCACCCTTACTCGCACAGATCGGCGGTCCTGGTCGCATTCCGGATAGCTAAAAAGGGGGAGATGCGGCACTCCGCACGCGTCCTCAAGAAAAGAGGCAATACCAGCGAGTGAACTGCCTCGGGGTTATGCCCCAAGGCAAACGGTCTGCACCGTCTCTGGATAGAGTACCACGTAGCAGAGGCTACTCTTGGCCGCCTCTGTTGATCCTATTTCTTCAAACATACTCTTACCCGAAACAACCGGTTGCTGAAGAGTGCGAACTATTTTATAACTCTACCTCTGACATAACCCTCAAAGATTAATGAGCATTGCGTATCAGACGTGAGTTATGGAAAAGCATCCGAAACCACAACTAGGGACGAATGGAAATGTGATCTGGCACCGAGTGGGTGCATTCTTCATCGACTCGATTCTTATGGGACTAATCTGGATTCCTGTTATAGTCGCCGGGACGGCCCTGGGCGATATAGGTTTCCTCGTGTTCACGTTAGCGGGGTTGGTCGCAACATTAATTTACGGTTTTTTGCTTGAGGGACTGTACGGCTACACGCCGGGAAAATACCTACTTGGACTAGTCGTTATCAAGCCCGACGGTTCCAACTGCACAATCGGCGCGTCAATACTACGGAACCTGTTATGGATCGTTGACGCACTCCCGACTTTCAACCTCATCGCAATGGTGTCAATATTGCTTACTGACGACAATCAGCGGGTCGGCGACCTAGTTGCAGATACAGTCGTCGTTAAGCAACAGTAATAGGAACAGATCTGCTTGCCCCGTGTTGACCGCAGCTAGGTCGAAATATATTCATACGGAGATTTTACCAGGGCCTCTTGACCCACATTAACCTGAGTCACTTCTTCTCATCAGTCGTCGTGAACAGGTTCGAATACTGGCTCATCTATCGCCACCATATCCGAGGTACTGGTCGGGTCTTCAACAGTGAAGCCGCGGGACTCGTTCCCGTGGTACTTCAGCCCTGAGCCTCTGCTGATTCAGTACAGATATCGAATCGCTCGGGATTAATATCTGTTATCGCAGGAATACTACGTAATCGTGTCCGAAGCGCGAAGTAGAGACCGGCGAACCCGAACCCACCCGCGGCGAGTTCCATCGTGGATACCGGTCCTAATTGCTCTGCGATGAAGCCGCCGATTAGTGATCCGATTGGCAGCGTGCCTGTGGACACGGTGCCTTTGATAGCAGACACCCGACCGAGGCGATCAGCGGGGAATACCTTCTGGTTCAACGTTTCAACCATAACAGCATCAATTCCCGCTGATACCCACGCCAGGCCAAACAACACGACAGTGAGTACTATCGACGACGAAACGACCGATCCGAGCCAGAGGAGAGCTGAGAACAAATAGGTGACCGCTTTGAACCTGCCATACGCCATATGAGTGACATACGATGCGGCTATCGAACCGACAACTCGTCCGATACCGAGTGCTCCAAGCAGTAGTCCGTAGATAGCTGGTCCGCCAAGTATCTCTCCGAATGCCGGAAGAATGGCGAGAGTGACGCCGACGGCGAAGTTGAACACCGCTGAAGTGACCATAATTTCCAGAAATACTGTCCCTCGGAGTATGTTTATACCCTCACGGAGGTCTGTCAGGTACGCTGTGGTGGCGGACTCGGGAGTTTCGTCAGTATCGTCGCCGACTGCCGGTATCATCATCCCGGAGAACAGGAGCCCTGCTATCGCGAAGGTAATCGTATCGAGGAGGAACAACGTCGTCACCCCGAAGAGAGCGATAAACAGTCCGCCCATCGCATCGAATACCATGTCAAGTCCGTGTGTGATGGTTGTGAGCGCCGAATTACTCCGTGACAGTTGGTCTTCGGCAACGATTCGCGGGATGACCGTCGCCCGTAGTGGATCAGCTACGAGTGTCATCAGCGACAAAACCGGAATCGTCAGGAAAAGAATCGCTACGCTCAACGCCTCGGTATACGCTGCGATGGGAAGCACGAGGACAACGATACCTTGAATCACCTGTGTTCCGACCAGTACCTGTTTGATCGGGAGCCGGTCAACGAGAGGTCCGGCAACGATTTGCAGCAGGAATGGGAGGAGCAACAGCGAGTTCGCGACCCCTGTGAGGAACGTCGACCCGCTGAGTTCGAAGACCGCCCACAGGATAGCGACACTGTAGAGACTATCTCCGGCGTTCGTTACGAACTGTCCGAAAATAAACCGCAAGAAATCCCGATTTTGCCAGAGAGGCGGATGCTCCTCTTCCCTGTCTTTGGACTCTCTCATAGCTCAAACACCTCGAAACTCCGGGCAAACGGGGCTACGTGGGGTTGTCCTAGTGGTGGCTGCTTACGATGTGTCCAACGGGGTCGGTCGATACTGTATGTCGATACGTCTCTTTTTTCGTCCTGGTCCTGACGTCTCGAGGACGTGATGGCGAGCGACATTTGCGTGGATGATCAGTACGGCGACGTTGCAACTACGGAGTCCGTAGCGAAGCGACCCGGGTGCTGCAGCTATCCGGCCTAATTTGCGGCCGGACGCGGGAGTGGCTCAAAATACGGACGACCGAACAGTCGCCGGGTCATATGCCGCTCAGTTGGATTTTCTATGCAACTACTATAATATACCATCGGTTCGGTCGCGCGATATCGGAAAGATCCGTTAACTCCTCTGTGTCGGCCTCAAGAGACCTCAGCCTCTGCTTCTTGAGATTGCACTCCCGATGCTATTGGGGTGACGCAGGGAGCGTTGGCCACGTCGTCGCTACTGTTTCCTCGATGAGCTGTGTTTGAGCACGACGCAACCGTTCTGTTACCGACGAGGCAGTGATATCCAACTCTGCAGCAATCTCCTCGAGTGA
This window encodes:
- a CDS encoding MFS transporter, with amino-acid sequence MRESKDREEEHPPLWQNRDFLRFIFGQFVTNAGDSLYSVAILWAVFELSGSTFLTGVANSLLLLPFLLQIVAGPLVDRLPIKQVLVGTQVIQGIVVLVLPIAAYTEALSVAILFLTIPVLSLMTLVADPLRATVIPRIVAEDQLSRSNSALTTITHGLDMVFDAMGGLFIALFGVTTLFLLDTITFAIAGLLFSGMMIPAVGDDTDETPESATTAYLTDLREGINILRGTVFLEIMVTSAVFNFAVGVTLAILPAFGEILGGPAIYGLLLGALGIGRVVGSIAASYVTHMAYGRFKAVTYLFSALLWLGSVVSSSIVLTVVLFGLAWVSAGIDAVMVETLNQKVFPADRLGRVSAIKGTVSTGTLPIGSLIGGFIAEQLGPVSTMELAAGGFGFAGLYFALRTRLRSIPAITDINPERFDICTESAEAQG
- a CDS encoding IS5 family transposase, translating into MSMSKISRFTSKVVQLAKNAVGGRSEVAAPEGGGGFAEYAVVSLHCLRVYLEKSYREALDLLSEMPQILGEIGLNAADLPDHSTLVKWFDKIKTTLWRVLLRREAQLRKRSHRHRRDVFRPRKREQTLCRRTNYRVQTLKVTALVDTESQAILDVHCTIKKRHDTQLGWQVARRNTGDLASLVADKGYNWMKSRKKLREDGVRPLIKHREFRPIDHAYNVRIDGTRYRQRAMCETVFSTIKRTLGNAVRART
- a CDS encoding ArsR/SmtB family transcription factor; translated protein: MRQLLWWLIGGSRGGRNRLRILRALNDQPRNTNQLSNDLDLNYKTVQHHLEILEESNIVTTEGNNYGQMYFLSDRMMNNLDIMEDVAEQAGVDDDS
- a CDS encoding 30S ribosomal protein S17e — encoded protein: MTAEPEDIISIGDRLLSQHPESFTNDFNTNNKAVTKMTNVGSTRVRNRIAGYITRQRAEN
- a CDS encoding 30S ribosomal protein S17e — its product is MSSNANEIMSIGDSLIEQHPSTFTEDFEENKAHVEQLTNVEAKRVRNRIAGYITRMKKDRNP
- a CDS encoding RDD family protein; the protein is MEKHPKPQLGTNGNVIWHRVGAFFIDSILMGLIWIPVIVAGTALGDIGFLVFTLAGLVATLIYGFLLEGLYGYTPGKYLLGLVVIKPDGSNCTIGASILRNLLWIVDALPTFNLIAMVSILLTDDNQRVGDLVADTVVVKQQ
- a CDS encoding 5'-deoxyadenosine deaminase; translation: MLITGTVIVDSGTIIRDGAVLVEDSVIERVGDRDDIVDQYPDHESQEYDVILPGLVGGHIHSVQSLGRGIADDTELLDWLFDYILPMEASLSAEEMEVAAKLGYLEMIESGTTTCVDHLSVDHADEAFEAAGEIGIRGVLGKVLMDRRSPKGLLEETTAALTETERLIEKYHGSFDDRIRYAVTPRFAVSCTEECLRGARELADTYEGVRIHTHASENQSEIETVKEDTGMRNIHWLDEVGLTGDDVVLAHCVWTDESERQVLEETGTHVTHCPSSNMKLASGIAPVWDYLDRDINVALGNDGPPCNNTLDPFTEMRQASLLQKVDRLDPTATPASEIFEMATINGAKAAGFDRLGAIREGWRADIVGVRTDITRATPLHDVLSHLVFGAHGEDVVFTMVDGDVLVEDGDVTTVDAEAIRQRADDVGLSLESHREAAQEVKP
- a CDS encoding alpha/beta hydrolase family protein → MLLVHSAGGSSGFAVAQAVPDLVERLVAVEPVGAPTDPQTVAEMGGDAPFMGVYGDYVDERGQTGRKEATQTTAELAGETSPASTLLSLPDEGISGNTHLMMQDDNNGDIADRIISWISD